In Streptomyces ambofaciens ATCC 23877, a single genomic region encodes these proteins:
- a CDS encoding ABC transporter ATP-binding protein → MITLRAVTKQYGTAVAVDGLNLDIAPGKVTGFLGPNGAGKSTTMRMIMGLDNPTSGEALINGKPYAALKHPLREVGALLDAKALHPGRSAHSHLLAMARSNGISRKRVDEVLEIVGLEKVAKKRSGSFSLGMGQRLGIASALLGDPEILLFDEPVNGLDPDGVRWVRELMRSLAEEGRTVFVSSHLMSEMQLTADHLVVIGRGKLLADDTIDRVIARSSLTAVRVRTPDGDGMDNLVGRLEAQSTQVQRHEEHEILVSGVSVETIGDLAYQLGIRLHELRVVEASLEEAYMEMTANSIEYKSPKPAAVGAVPLQEQQEVEA, encoded by the coding sequence ATGATCACCTTGCGCGCAGTGACGAAGCAGTACGGCACCGCCGTGGCCGTGGACGGCCTGAACCTGGACATCGCGCCCGGCAAGGTGACCGGCTTCCTCGGCCCGAACGGCGCCGGCAAGTCCACCACCATGCGCATGATCATGGGTCTGGACAATCCCACCTCGGGCGAGGCACTGATCAACGGCAAGCCCTACGCGGCGCTGAAGCACCCCCTGCGTGAGGTCGGCGCGTTGCTGGACGCCAAGGCCCTGCACCCGGGGCGGAGCGCGCACAGCCATCTGCTGGCCATGGCGCGCAGCAACGGGATCTCCCGCAAGCGGGTGGACGAGGTCCTGGAGATCGTCGGTCTGGAGAAGGTGGCCAAGAAGCGCTCCGGCTCCTTCTCGCTGGGCATGGGACAGCGGCTCGGCATCGCCAGCGCACTGCTCGGCGACCCGGAGATCCTGCTGTTCGACGAGCCCGTCAACGGCCTCGACCCGGACGGCGTGCGCTGGGTGCGCGAACTGATGCGCTCCTTGGCCGAAGAAGGCCGCACGGTCTTCGTGTCGAGCCACCTGATGAGTGAGATGCAACTCACAGCCGACCACCTCGTGGTGATCGGCCGGGGCAAGCTCCTCGCCGACGACACCATCGACCGTGTCATCGCGCGCAGTTCGCTGACCGCGGTCCGGGTGCGTACACCGGACGGCGACGGCATGGACAACCTGGTGGGGCGCCTGGAAGCGCAGTCGACGCAGGTCCAGCGGCACGAGGAGCACGAGATCCTCGTCTCCGGGGTGTCGGTCGAGACGATCGGTGACCTGGCCTACCAGCTCGGCATCCGGCTGCACGAACTGCGCGTCGTCGAGGCCTCGTTGGAGGAGGCCTACATGGAGATGACCGCCAACAGCATCGAGTACAAGTCGCCCAAGCCCGCGGCCGTGGGCGCGGTCCCCCTCCAGGAGCAGCAGGAAGTCGAGGCCTGA
- a CDS encoding ABC transporter permease, whose protein sequence is MASTTVSTRASQASVQQGGGGTWGAVAAEWTKLWSVRATWWCLAGSVVLMGIFAPGLGVSIANSYRSDGENVDIPIAHPMVLAVNMVQFAVVALAMLAITAEYSTGSIRTSLQCVPVRGRMLFAKSAVAAPVMFVVGTLLALVGTVTTAPLLFEYADSDLGKAVPTIVCTGVYVALMGVFAIGIGAAIRSAVGTLTTVFMILAGLPGALALSSSDFTKKIMDYLPSTAGQHLMDGDAEPYGRMGALLVVLVWVAAAQVAGYVVLRRRDA, encoded by the coding sequence ATGGCAAGCACAACCGTGAGCACGCGTGCGTCCCAGGCGTCCGTGCAGCAGGGTGGCGGTGGCACGTGGGGAGCGGTGGCCGCGGAGTGGACCAAGCTCTGGTCGGTGCGGGCCACCTGGTGGTGCCTCGCCGGCTCCGTCGTCCTGATGGGCATCTTCGCTCCGGGACTGGGCGTCAGCATCGCGAACAGCTACCGCAGCGACGGTGAGAACGTCGACATCCCGATCGCCCACCCGATGGTCCTCGCCGTGAACATGGTGCAGTTCGCCGTCGTGGCGCTCGCCATGCTGGCGATCACGGCGGAGTACTCCACGGGCAGCATCCGCACGTCGTTGCAGTGCGTGCCGGTGCGCGGTCGCATGCTGTTCGCCAAGTCCGCCGTCGCCGCGCCGGTGATGTTCGTGGTCGGGACGCTGCTGGCGCTCGTCGGCACCGTCACCACCGCACCGCTGCTGTTCGAGTACGCCGACTCCGACCTGGGCAAGGCGGTGCCGACGATCGTCTGCACCGGCGTCTACGTGGCGCTGATGGGCGTCTTCGCCATCGGCATCGGAGCCGCGATCCGCAGTGCCGTGGGCACTCTCACGACCGTGTTCATGATCCTCGCGGGACTGCCCGGAGCCCTGGCGCTCTCCAGCAGCGACTTCACGAAGAAGATCATGGACTATCTGCCCTCCACCGCGGGCCAGCACCTGATGGACGGTGACGCGGAGCCGTACGGACGGATGGGCGCACTCCTCGTCGTCCTCGTGTGGGTGGCCGCCGCCCAGGTGGCCGGCTACGTGGTCCTGCGCAGGCGGGACGCCTGA
- a CDS encoding ArsR/SmtB family transcription factor, which produces MMTTLGPVSEAIFSVRQMGGRGEPGFREWEEQVSDRLRSGRLDLGVISALRRTSDLTWLLAGEGNSAAEERSLPQGLRRGDVRSAIERYTDASVGPYWPQMLVRLGAEREERMRRAPEGGESLLNSLHPEISWKRPYLEIPGGEDSEIEVNGKGILIAPSIFLGSRPAVFLPNVGGTSELPVLVFSVRLAPAETRSLWTAQAKDAEALDALMGRTRAQLLRLTLVGGTTSELARRVGTSAAAVSQHTGILRNAGLIRSERDRNTVIHRITGLGRAVLNGKFHAAPAQPETMTLANAGGGRETRVPRQRQPFAVGRKRPLSAPLQVADGGLACRVS; this is translated from the coding sequence ATGATGACCACTCTGGGACCTGTCTCAGAAGCGATATTCTCCGTTCGTCAGATGGGCGGCAGAGGCGAGCCGGGGTTCCGGGAGTGGGAGGAGCAGGTGTCCGACCGGCTCCGGTCCGGCCGGCTCGACCTCGGCGTCATCTCCGCTCTGCGTCGGACCTCGGACCTGACCTGGCTGCTTGCCGGGGAGGGCAACTCCGCGGCCGAGGAACGGTCGTTGCCGCAAGGACTCAGACGGGGGGACGTCCGCTCCGCGATCGAGCGGTACACCGACGCGTCGGTCGGCCCCTACTGGCCCCAGATGCTGGTGCGCCTGGGTGCCGAGCGCGAGGAGCGGATGCGGAGAGCGCCCGAGGGGGGCGAGAGCCTGCTGAATTCACTGCACCCGGAAATTTCCTGGAAACGGCCGTATCTGGAAATACCCGGGGGCGAGGACAGTGAAATCGAAGTCAACGGTAAAGGGATCCTGATAGCTCCGTCGATCTTCCTCGGGTCACGGCCCGCGGTGTTTTTGCCTAATGTTGGAGGGACCAGCGAATTGCCGGTCCTCGTCTTCTCTGTCCGACTTGCTCCCGCGGAAACGCGTTCCTTGTGGACGGCCCAGGCAAAGGACGCCGAGGCGCTGGACGCGCTTATGGGACGCACCCGTGCCCAATTGCTGAGGCTCACCCTGGTCGGCGGCACCACCAGTGAACTCGCGCGCCGTGTGGGTACTTCCGCGGCCGCTGTCAGCCAGCACACCGGCATACTGCGCAACGCCGGCCTGATCCGTTCCGAACGGGACCGGAACACGGTCATCCACCGCATCACCGGCCTGGGCCGGGCCGTACTGAACGGGAAATTCCACGCGGCACCCGCCCAGCCCGAGACGATGACCCTCGCCAACGCGGGTGGCGGCCGGGAGACCCGCGTCCCCCGGCAGCGGCAGCCCTTCGCCGTCGGCCGGAAGAGACCCCTCTCCGCGCCCCTGCAGGTGGCGGACGGCGGCCTGGCCTGTCGGGTCTCCTGA